In Bartonella machadoae, a single genomic region encodes these proteins:
- a CDS encoding EexN family lipoprotein translates to MKKTLITALLLGTGIIAAGCKKTYSVEEFKKDKNLRDEWLRKCGWSGTSQNCKNLTDAAIELQKESIQELKNEYRKKYRNNDDEQKAKEQ, encoded by the coding sequence ATGAAAAAGACGCTCATCACCGCACTACTATTAGGCACTGGCATTATCGCTGCTGGTTGTAAAAAAACCTATAGCGTAGAAGAATTTAAAAAAGATAAAAACTTACGCGATGAATGGTTACGTAAATGCGGATGGTCAGGAACTTCGCAAAACTGTAAAAACTTAACAGACGCAGCAATAGAACTTCAAAAAGAGAGTATACAAGAGCTTAAAAATGAATATCGTAAAAAATACCGTAACAATGACGATGAGCAAAAAGCAAAAGAACAATAA